TTTATCGATAACGGTTTTTTCTGTTGATGGTAATATTGACTTTGCTGTTTCATTTATAAAACCTCTTACCTGTACCATTTTATAATTCCAACTTTTTAAATAATCTTTACATTCGTTAATTGTTATACGATAGAGCCATGTTTTTATTTGTGCGTCATATCGAAACGATTCAAGATTTTTATAGCATTTGATAAATGTATTTTGCACCATATCCTTAGCAGTCTCTGTATCTTTCACATATGAAAATGCCAATCGTACCAACTCGTTACCATATTCAATCATCATTTTTTCTAATATAAAATCTTTTTCTTCTCTGTCCAATCTACTCCCCCCTTTCAACCTAGTTCAAATTCGGCTATTAGACGATTGTCGAATCATAATAGGTTCAATTTTCAAAATATATTTCGCAAAAAATTGTTCATACAATTATAACTAAAATACAAAACCTGTATCCTAGATTACCAAGTAGTCATAGATACAGG
This portion of the Solibacillus daqui genome encodes:
- a CDS encoding sigma-70 family RNA polymerase sigma factor, translated to MDREEKDFILEKMMIEYGNELVRLAFSYVKDTETAKDMVQNTFIKCYKNLESFRYDAQIKTWLYRITINECKDYLKSWNYKMVQVRGFINETAKSILPSTEKTVIDKYKKEELKDALFSLPKVYREVVYLYYYDSLSTEEIAHVLDIPFNTVKTRLRRAKQRLESVIKEAEFNGR